The Lepisosteus oculatus isolate fLepOcu1 chromosome 4, fLepOcu1.hap2, whole genome shotgun sequence genome window below encodes:
- the myoz1a gene encoding myozenin-1a has product MPLSGTPAPNKRKKSSRIITEITQEVLEQTEPEASKLNLGKKISTPKDIMLEELSLLSNKGSKMFKMRQQRVEKFIYENNPDIFTADSMDNFQNLVPSLGGEIQSGRSMMDVGGYLVSGKIVGQTVGGKLQHPPVPPPKPGEHGKGAGAGGAGGAGGAGGSGTGTAGTVQISEEHGVSGLGGAGQGQSKGKRSVTVVKTYISPWERAMKGNEELTATMKLSMPGPVTHQDLPEYKCFNRTAMPFGGYEKASKLMTFQLPEIDTTPEEPEPAVYQHDITARPSFNRTPIGWVCSGEPSHVTLELDTMPFDGETDDL; this is encoded by the exons ATGCCTCTGTCAGGGACCCCCGCCCCGAACAAGAGGAAAAAGTCCTCCAGGATCATTACTGAGATCACCCAGGAAG TCCTGGAGCAGACAGAGCCAGAGGCATCCAAGCTCAACCTGGGGAAGAAGATCAGCACCCCCAAAGACATCATGCTGGAGGAGCTGTCCCTGCTCAGCAACAAGGGCTCCAAGATGTTCAAGATGAGACAGCAGCGGGTGGAGAAGTTCATCTACGAAAACAACCCAGACATCTTCACCGCCGACTCTATG GACAACTTCCAGAACCTGGTGCCCTCACTGGGGGGCGAAATACAGTCGGGCCGCAGCATGATGGACGTGGGCGGTTATCTGGTCAGCGGGAAGATAGTGGGCCAGACCGTTGGAGGCAAGCTGCAGCATCCTCCCGTTCCCCCTCCCAAACCAGGAGAGCACGGGAAGGGGGCTGGAGCGGGTGGAGCCGgaggggcaggaggggcagGTGGAAGTGGCACTGGGACGGCGGGCACTGTGCAGATCTCAGAGGAGCACG GTGTGTCCGGACTGGGCGGGGCCGGGCAGGGACAGTCGAAAGGCAAGAGGTCAGTGACGGTAGTGAAGACATACATATCGCCATGGGAACGGGCTATGAAAGGCAATGAGGAGCTGACAGCGACGATGAAGCTCAGCATGCCAGGCCCCGTCACCCATCAAGATTTGCCAGAGTACAAGTGCTTTAACAG GACTGCCATGCCCTTTGGGGGGTACGAGAAGGCCTCCAAGCTGATGACGTTCCAGCTGCCTGAGATTGACACGACCCCTGAGGAGCCCGAGCCAGCGGTGTACCAACACGACATTACCGCACGCCCCTCCTTCAACCGTACGCCCATTGGCTGGGTGTGCAGCGGTGAGCCCAGCCACGTCACTCTGGAGCTGGACACCATGCCCTTCGATGGGGAGACCGATGACCTCTGA